One stretch of Pigmentiphaga aceris DNA includes these proteins:
- a CDS encoding 3-methyl-2-oxobutanoate dehydrogenase (2-methylpropanoyl-transferring) subunit alpha yields MSQYGPLRLHVPEPSGRPGCQTDFSYLHLAKAGDVRKPPIDATPVDTADLAYSLIRVLDEDGQAVGPWDPEATPELLRAGMRAMLKTRVFDSRMLIAQRQKKMSFYMQCLGEEAIATAQTLALNRDDMCFPTYRQQGILMAREVSLVDMMCQLFSNERDPLKGRQLPVMYSVRDAGFFTISGNLATQFIQAVGWGMASAIKGDTRIASAWIGDGATAESDFHTALTFAHVYRAPVILNVVNNQWAISTFQAIAGGEGATFAGRGVGCGIASLRVDGNDFLAVYSASRWAAERARRNLGPTLIEWVTYRAGPHSTSDDPSKYRPADDWNHFPLGDPIGRLKQHMILKGIWSDEEHEATKKALEVEITTAQKEAEAFGTLSSGYAPSAAEMFDDVYKEMPAHLRAQRQQLGV; encoded by the coding sequence ATGAGCCAGTATGGCCCCCTGCGTCTGCATGTACCGGAGCCATCAGGCCGTCCGGGCTGCCAGACCGATTTTTCCTATCTTCACCTCGCGAAAGCCGGTGATGTCCGCAAGCCTCCCATCGACGCGACGCCTGTCGATACTGCCGACCTGGCCTACAGCCTGATTCGTGTGCTTGATGAAGACGGTCAGGCCGTTGGCCCCTGGGACCCCGAAGCCACACCCGAATTGCTGCGCGCCGGCATGCGCGCCATGCTGAAGACACGCGTGTTCGATTCACGCATGCTGATCGCGCAGCGCCAGAAGAAAATGTCCTTCTACATGCAGTGCCTGGGCGAAGAGGCGATTGCCACTGCCCAGACCTTGGCATTGAACCGCGACGACATGTGTTTCCCCACCTACCGCCAGCAGGGCATCCTGATGGCGCGCGAGGTGTCGCTGGTTGACATGATGTGCCAGCTGTTCTCGAACGAGCGTGATCCGCTGAAGGGTCGTCAGTTGCCCGTGATGTATTCCGTGCGGGACGCCGGTTTCTTCACGATTTCCGGCAACCTGGCTACGCAGTTCATTCAGGCGGTGGGCTGGGGCATGGCGTCCGCCATCAAGGGCGACACGCGTATTGCGTCGGCCTGGATCGGTGACGGTGCAACCGCTGAATCCGACTTCCACACGGCGCTGACTTTTGCCCACGTGTACCGCGCGCCGGTGATCTTGAACGTGGTGAACAACCAGTGGGCAATTTCCACCTTCCAGGCGATTGCAGGCGGTGAAGGTGCAACGTTTGCAGGACGCGGCGTGGGCTGCGGCATTGCCTCATTGCGGGTCGATGGCAACGATTTCCTGGCGGTGTATTCCGCCTCGCGCTGGGCCGCCGAGCGCGCCCGCCGCAACCTCGGGCCGACCTTGATCGAATGGGTTACCTACCGTGCCGGTCCGCACTCCACCTCGGATGATCCATCCAAGTACCGTCCTGCCGATGACTGGAATCACTTCCCGCTCGGCGATCCGATCGGCCGCCTGAAGCAGCACATGATCCTGAAGGGCATCTGGTCCGACGAGGAACATGAGGCCACCAAGAAGGCGCTCGAAGTCGAGATCACCACCGCCCAGAAGGAAGCAGAGGCCTTCGGCACGCTGTCCAGCGGCTACGCGCCCAGCGCGGCGGAGATGTTCGACGACGTGTACAAGGAAATGCCCGCGCACTTGCGCGCGCAGCGTCAGCAACTCGGGGTCTGA
- a CDS encoding alpha-ketoacid dehydrogenase subunit beta, translating to MSMIQALRSAMDVMLERDDNVVVFGQDVGYFGGVFRCTEGLQAKYGSSRVFDAPISEGGIVGAAVGMGAYGLRPVIEIQFADYFYPAFDQIVSEAARLRYRSVGQFTAPMTIRMPCGGGIYGGQTHSQSPEAVFTHVCGLRTVMPSNPYDAKGLLIASIENDDPVIFLEPKRLYNGPFDGHHDRPVVPWSKHPKSQVPKGYYTVPLDTAEIVRPGKELTIITYGTTVYVSQTAAEEAGIDAEVIDLRSLWPLDLETIVNSVKKTRRCVVVHEATRTCGFGAELVSLIQEHCFHWLEAPIERVTGWDTPYPHAQEWAYFPGPARVGAAFKRAMEG from the coding sequence ATGAGCATGATCCAGGCGCTGCGTTCGGCGATGGACGTGATGCTGGAACGCGACGACAACGTCGTGGTGTTCGGCCAGGACGTGGGTTACTTCGGCGGCGTGTTCCGCTGCACCGAAGGCCTGCAAGCCAAGTACGGGAGTTCACGCGTGTTCGACGCGCCGATCTCGGAAGGCGGCATTGTGGGCGCGGCGGTTGGCATGGGTGCCTACGGCCTGCGCCCGGTCATCGAAATCCAGTTTGCCGATTACTTCTACCCCGCGTTCGACCAGATCGTCTCGGAAGCGGCACGTCTGCGTTATCGGTCGGTGGGACAGTTCACCGCCCCCATGACCATTCGCATGCCGTGTGGCGGCGGCATCTACGGCGGACAGACACACAGCCAAAGCCCGGAAGCGGTGTTCACCCACGTGTGCGGTCTGCGCACCGTGATGCCGTCGAACCCGTATGACGCAAAAGGCTTGCTGATCGCATCCATCGAGAATGACGACCCGGTGATCTTCCTGGAACCCAAGCGCCTGTACAACGGCCCCTTCGACGGTCACCACGACCGCCCGGTGGTGCCGTGGTCCAAGCACCCGAAAAGCCAGGTTCCCAAGGGTTATTACACCGTGCCGCTGGATACCGCAGAGATCGTGCGCCCCGGCAAGGAACTGACCATCATCACCTACGGCACGACGGTGTATGTGTCGCAGACCGCTGCCGAAGAGGCAGGCATCGACGCCGAGGTGATCGACCTGCGCAGCCTGTGGCCGCTGGACCTGGAAACCATCGTCAATTCCGTGAAAAAGACCCGCCGCTGCGTGGTGGTGCACGAAGCCACGCGCACCTGCGGTTTTGGTGCCGAACTGGTGTCATTGATTCAAGAGCACTGCTTCCACTGGCTTGAAGCGCCGATCGAGCGCGTGACAGGTTGGGACACGCCGTATCCACATGCGCAGGAGTGGGCGTACTTCCCCGGCCCCGCGCGTGTGGGCGCGGCCTTCAAGCGTGCGATGGAGGGATGA
- a CDS encoding dihydrolipoamide acetyltransferase family protein, whose amino-acid sequence MGIHVIKMPDIGEGIAEVELAAWHVKVGDVVSEDQILADVMTDKATVEIPSPVVGKVLALGGAVGEVMAVGGELIRIEVEGAGNLKEGASAAKPAAAANAAGTAVGPDMANVSGGAAPADIPKTMGVEPAQAETKKAPASPAAASAATAKPAPKSASGAVRNTSAARPDGERALASPAVRQRAWDLGIDIQFVHGTGPAGRVTYDDIDAFLAGKNAQPTGADTRYAVRADEEEVPVIGLRRKIAQKMQEAKRRIPHFTYVEEIDVTELESLRAQLNAKWGKERGKLTVLPLLVRAVVIALRDFPQINARYDDEAGVVTRYGAVHCGIATQTSTGLMVPVVRNAESRDPWGNAAEIARLADAARTGKAGRDELSGSTITITSLGALGGIVSTPVINHPEVGIVGVNRMVERPVVRDGAIVIRKMMNLSSSFDHRVVDGADAAEFIQSIRALLEHPALLFVE is encoded by the coding sequence ATGGGCATTCATGTAATCAAGATGCCGGACATCGGCGAAGGCATTGCCGAAGTCGAACTGGCTGCGTGGCATGTGAAGGTGGGCGACGTTGTCTCGGAAGACCAGATTCTGGCCGACGTCATGACCGACAAGGCCACCGTGGAAATTCCGTCACCGGTGGTGGGCAAGGTGCTTGCGCTGGGCGGTGCGGTAGGTGAAGTGATGGCCGTCGGTGGGGAGCTGATCCGCATCGAGGTGGAAGGCGCGGGGAATTTGAAGGAAGGCGCGTCGGCTGCCAAGCCTGCCGCCGCTGCAAACGCAGCCGGCACCGCAGTCGGTCCGGACATGGCGAATGTCAGCGGCGGTGCTGCACCGGCCGACATTCCGAAAACCATGGGGGTTGAACCCGCCCAGGCAGAAACCAAGAAAGCGCCGGCCAGCCCGGCAGCAGCGTCGGCTGCGACGGCAAAGCCTGCGCCCAAGTCGGCATCGGGTGCTGTGCGCAATACCAGCGCCGCTCGCCCGGACGGCGAACGTGCGCTTGCATCCCCGGCCGTGCGGCAGCGCGCCTGGGACTTGGGTATCGACATTCAGTTCGTGCATGGAACCGGCCCCGCTGGCCGCGTGACCTATGACGACATCGACGCCTTCCTGGCGGGCAAGAACGCACAGCCCACCGGTGCCGACACGCGTTATGCCGTGCGCGCCGACGAAGAAGAAGTACCGGTGATCGGCCTGCGCCGCAAGATCGCGCAGAAGATGCAGGAAGCCAAGCGTCGCATCCCCCACTTCACTTATGTGGAAGAGATTGACGTCACGGAACTGGAATCGCTGCGCGCGCAGTTGAATGCCAAGTGGGGCAAGGAACGCGGCAAGCTGACCGTGCTGCCGCTGCTGGTGCGCGCGGTGGTGATTGCGCTGCGCGACTTCCCGCAGATCAATGCACGTTATGACGATGAAGCCGGTGTGGTCACGCGTTATGGCGCAGTGCACTGCGGTATCGCCACGCAGACCAGCACTGGCCTGATGGTTCCCGTGGTGCGCAATGCGGAATCGCGCGACCCCTGGGGCAATGCGGCGGAAATCGCGCGCCTGGCCGACGCGGCACGCACCGGCAAAGCCGGTCGTGACGAACTGTCCGGCTCCACGATTACCATCACCAGCCTGGGTGCCTTGGGCGGCATCGTCAGCACGCCGGTGATCAACCATCCCGAAGTCGGCATCGTCGGCGTCAACCGCATGGTCGAACGACCGGTGGTGCGCGATGGCGCAATCGTGATCCGCAAGATGATGAACCTGTCCTCGTCCTTCGACCATCGGGTGGTTGATGGCGCAGATGCGGCGGAATTCATCCAGTCGATCCGTGCGCTGCTGGAACATCCCGCCCTGCTGTTCGTGGAGTAA
- the lpdA gene encoding dihydrolipoyl dehydrogenase, whose translation MSAQQSNAAPEHTRLLIIGGGPGGYVAAIRAAQLGVQTTLIEGASLGGTCLNIGCIPSKALIHAAEEFEKSRHYAGTSPLGIKVESPSIDILKTVQWKDGIVGRLTGGVGALLKKHGVTVIRGWASIVDGKTVAVDVEGGSPLRITCDHLLLATGSQATALPSLPFGGKVISATEALSPTDLPERMVVVGGGYIGLELGTAYRKLGVDVTVVEAQDRVLPAYDAELTKPVDTALRKLGVKLLLGHAVQGLAAGGNAVRVRDADGAETEVPADRILVAVGRRPRTEGWKLDTIPVDMVGRAVKIDDQCRTSMSNVWAIGDITGEPMLAHRAMAQGEMVAELIAGKTRHFVPAAIPAVCFTDPEVVVVGKTPPEARQAGLDCVTALFPFAANGRAMTIESTDGFVRVVARRDNHLIVGWQAVGKGVSELSTAFSQSLELGARLEDVAGTIHAHPTLGEAVQEAALRALGHALHI comes from the coding sequence ATGAGTGCACAACAAAGCAATGCCGCCCCGGAACACACCCGCCTGCTGATCATCGGCGGCGGCCCGGGCGGATATGTCGCGGCCATTCGCGCTGCACAACTGGGCGTGCAGACCACGCTGATCGAAGGTGCCTCCCTTGGCGGCACCTGCCTGAACATCGGCTGCATTCCGTCCAAGGCCCTGATTCACGCCGCCGAGGAATTCGAGAAGTCGCGTCACTACGCAGGCACGTCGCCGCTGGGCATCAAGGTGGAATCGCCCAGCATCGACATTCTGAAAACCGTGCAGTGGAAGGACGGCATCGTCGGCCGTCTGACCGGTGGCGTGGGTGCGCTGCTGAAAAAGCATGGCGTGACCGTCATCCGCGGCTGGGCCAGCATCGTGGACGGCAAGACGGTGGCGGTGGACGTGGAAGGCGGCTCGCCGCTGCGCATCACCTGCGATCACCTGCTGCTGGCTACCGGATCACAAGCTACTGCCCTGCCCTCGCTGCCTTTCGGCGGCAAGGTGATCTCGGCAACCGAAGCACTGTCCCCCACCGACTTGCCGGAACGCATGGTGGTGGTCGGTGGCGGCTACATCGGCCTGGAACTGGGCACGGCCTACCGCAAGCTGGGTGTGGACGTGACCGTAGTTGAAGCCCAGGACCGTGTGCTGCCTGCCTATGACGCAGAGCTGACCAAACCCGTGGACACGGCCTTGCGCAAGCTGGGCGTGAAACTGCTGCTGGGCCATGCTGTGCAAGGCTTGGCTGCCGGTGGCAACGCGGTGCGGGTTCGTGATGCAGACGGTGCGGAAACGGAAGTTCCTGCCGACCGTATTCTGGTCGCCGTGGGTCGCCGTCCGCGCACGGAAGGCTGGAAGCTGGACACGATTCCAGTCGACATGGTGGGCCGCGCGGTGAAGATCGACGACCAGTGCCGCACCTCCATGAGCAACGTCTGGGCGATTGGCGACATCACCGGTGAGCCGATGCTGGCGCACCGTGCCATGGCCCAAGGCGAGATGGTGGCCGAGCTGATCGCAGGCAAGACCCGCCACTTCGTCCCGGCTGCGATTCCGGCCGTGTGCTTCACCGACCCGGAAGTGGTGGTGGTCGGCAAGACACCGCCCGAGGCACGCCAGGCGGGCCTGGATTGCGTGACGGCCTTGTTCCCCTTCGCGGCCAATGGCCGTGCCATGACCATCGAATCCACCGATGGGTTTGTGCGGGTGGTGGCACGTCGCGACAATCACCTGATCGTGGGCTGGCAGGCGGTTGGCAAGGGGGTGTCGGAGCTGTCGACCGCATTCTCGCAGTCGCTGGAACTGGGCGCGCGATTGGAAGATGTGGCGGGCACGATCCACGCGCATCCGACATTGGGTGAAGCGGTTCAGGAAGCGGCGCTGCGTGCGCTGGGGCATGCGCTGCACATCTGA
- a CDS encoding LysR family transcriptional regulator produces the protein MDAFSDLSLFAQIAKLGSMAAAAQELGVTPPVVSRRLAALEARLGARLLNRTTRRLSLTPEGEQYLNDGARILEQLTALEHRVGGGSHQPQGTIRIGATLGFGRLYIAPVLSRFTEEFPQVDVQLHLTDRPINLVKQGFDLVIRFGEQADSRLTARLLANNQRLLCAAPSYLEAHGAPMTPRELGKHNCIFIREGDETYGTWYLRRNGETDAVKVRSNLSSNDGTAALSWALEGRGILLRSQWDVAEHIRNHALTPILTEWATPAADVYVMFQATRQMPAKTRALVDRLVSAFEPWRQRGPAPYGPW, from the coding sequence ATGGATGCATTCTCCGACCTGAGCCTCTTCGCGCAGATCGCCAAGCTCGGCAGCATGGCGGCTGCGGCACAAGAGCTAGGGGTGACGCCGCCGGTGGTTTCTCGCAGGCTTGCCGCCCTTGAGGCACGGCTTGGCGCAAGGCTGCTCAACAGGACCACACGTCGGCTCAGCCTGACGCCTGAAGGTGAGCAGTACCTTAATGACGGTGCACGCATTCTGGAGCAGCTGACAGCGCTGGAGCACCGTGTGGGAGGCGGCTCGCATCAGCCGCAAGGGACTATCCGGATTGGCGCAACCCTGGGCTTCGGTCGTCTGTACATCGCACCGGTGCTGTCCCGGTTCACCGAAGAATTCCCACAAGTCGACGTACAACTGCATCTCACAGACCGGCCCATCAATCTGGTAAAGCAAGGCTTTGACCTGGTCATCCGTTTCGGTGAGCAGGCAGACAGCCGGCTTACCGCGCGCCTGCTGGCCAACAACCAACGCTTGCTGTGCGCGGCCCCCAGCTACCTTGAGGCGCACGGCGCGCCGATGACACCCCGCGAACTGGGCAAACACAACTGCATTTTCATCCGCGAAGGCGATGAAACGTATGGCACCTGGTATCTGCGCCGCAATGGCGAAACCGATGCCGTGAAGGTGCGTTCGAATCTGAGTTCCAACGATGGCACTGCGGCACTGAGCTGGGCGCTGGAGGGACGGGGCATTTTGCTGCGTTCTCAATGGGACGTCGCCGAACACATTCGCAACCATGCGCTGACGCCGATTCTCACGGAGTGGGCGACACCTGCAGCCGATGTGTATGTGATGTTCCAGGCGACCAGGCAGATGCCTGCGAAGACCCGGGCATTGGTGGACCGACTTGTGAGTGCGTTCGAGCCTTGGCGCCAGCGTGGTCCGGCGCCATACGGGCCTTGGTAA
- a CDS encoding tripartite tricarboxylate transporter substrate binding protein produces the protein MNRSALVFALAACMPLTHAVAQNAYPTRPVKLVVPYAPGGSADIAARLVSEKWGETLGKTLVIENKGGAGGNLGVDSVAKSPADGYTIGLQTVSLAINPWLTPKMPYDTLKDLAPFGMVATSQHVLVVNDALPAKNLNELTALLTAKPGQYSYGSAGSGSTFHIAAELFKSVGKLDVMHVPYRGGGPALIDTMGGQVQMSFPVLSAAAPHVRAGKLRAIGVTGKQRSPLMPDVPTIAEAGMPNYAFETWFMVFAPAGTPAPIIEKLNTSLRTALSDPAVSARMTKEGFDPLIATPAEARARLERELPQWGTLVQERGIKAE, from the coding sequence ATGAATCGCAGCGCCCTTGTGTTTGCCCTGGCAGCGTGCATGCCACTGACCCATGCCGTGGCCCAGAATGCTTATCCCACCAGACCAGTGAAACTGGTGGTGCCCTATGCACCCGGTGGCAGTGCGGACATCGCCGCACGTCTTGTTTCCGAGAAGTGGGGTGAAACATTGGGCAAGACCCTTGTCATCGAGAACAAGGGCGGCGCAGGCGGCAATCTCGGCGTCGATTCTGTGGCCAAGTCACCCGCAGACGGCTACACCATTGGTCTGCAAACCGTCTCGCTGGCCATCAACCCTTGGCTGACCCCCAAGATGCCGTATGACACGCTCAAGGACCTGGCTCCTTTCGGCATGGTGGCGACCTCGCAGCACGTGCTGGTCGTGAACGACGCGCTGCCGGCGAAGAACCTGAACGAGCTGACGGCACTGCTCACCGCCAAGCCCGGTCAGTACAGCTATGGCTCTGCCGGCTCTGGCAGCACCTTCCACATCGCGGCCGAGCTGTTCAAGAGCGTGGGCAAGCTTGATGTGATGCACGTGCCCTATCGCGGCGGCGGCCCTGCCTTGATCGACACCATGGGCGGCCAGGTGCAGATGTCGTTCCCCGTCCTGTCGGCGGCGGCACCCCATGTTCGTGCTGGCAAGCTGCGCGCGATTGGCGTCACGGGAAAGCAGCGCTCGCCGCTGATGCCCGACGTACCGACGATTGCCGAAGCCGGCATGCCGAACTACGCGTTTGAAACCTGGTTCATGGTATTTGCACCCGCCGGCACACCCGCGCCCATCATCGAGAAACTGAATACATCGCTGCGCACCGCGCTCAGCGATCCCGCCGTGTCGGCACGGATGACCAAGGAAGGCTTCGATCCACTCATCGCCACCCCTGCCGAAGCCCGCGCACGCCTTGAGCGCGAATTGCCGCAGTGGGGCACGCTGGTGCAAGAACGTGGCATCAAAGCGGAATAA
- the leuC gene encoding 3-isopropylmalate dehydratase large subunit: MSHKIITSQTLYQKLVASHTVRRLDEDNVLLFCDLHLMNEYTSPQAFAGLHDENRKVAVPGQNVSVVSHIIPTDPSSIRIIHDAASALQATNLARNCAFHGIPLFDTNDAMQGIEHVVAPEHGMIRPGMVVICGDSHTTTYGALGALGFGIGTSEVEHVLATQTLVYRTAKDMRIRVNGTLPVGTTSKDLILMIIGQIGAQGARGYVVEFCGTAIEQLSVEARFTLCNMAVEAGARGALIAPDETSIRYVLEKCPDIVGDTRDAALAAWKHLYSDDNARFDKEHTFDATDIEPHVTWGTSPDQVLPISGKIPSPDSVAADVRRSAEQALRYTALQPGATLAGTPIEHVFIGSCTNARIEDLRSAAQVVAGRQVAKNVRAMVVPGSGAVKIQAEAEGLDQVFLNAGFEWRKPGCSMCLAMNDDVLMDGIRCASTTNRNFEGRQGRGAITHLMSPAMAAAAAVTGMITDVRKLEPAHV; this comes from the coding sequence ATGTCGCACAAGATAATTACCTCGCAGACCCTTTATCAGAAGCTTGTCGCCAGCCACACCGTTCGTCGACTCGATGAGGACAACGTACTGCTGTTCTGTGATCTGCATCTGATGAACGAATACACCAGTCCGCAGGCGTTTGCCGGGCTGCACGATGAAAACCGCAAGGTGGCCGTGCCCGGACAGAACGTCTCGGTCGTCAGTCACATCATCCCCACCGACCCGTCTTCGATTCGCATCATTCACGACGCCGCGTCGGCGCTGCAAGCCACCAACCTGGCCCGCAATTGCGCGTTTCATGGCATCCCCTTGTTCGACACGAACGATGCGATGCAAGGTATCGAGCACGTGGTGGCACCCGAGCACGGCATGATTCGACCGGGCATGGTGGTCATCTGTGGCGACAGCCATACGACAACCTATGGGGCGCTCGGGGCGCTTGGCTTCGGCATCGGGACATCCGAGGTAGAGCATGTACTTGCCACGCAAACCCTGGTGTATCGCACCGCAAAAGACATGCGCATCCGGGTCAACGGTACGCTGCCGGTGGGCACCACCAGCAAGGACCTGATTCTGATGATCATCGGCCAGATCGGGGCACAAGGCGCACGGGGTTACGTGGTGGAGTTCTGTGGCACCGCCATCGAGCAACTGTCGGTGGAGGCACGCTTCACGCTGTGCAACATGGCCGTCGAAGCGGGTGCCCGTGGGGCATTGATCGCGCCGGATGAGACGTCCATTCGCTACGTGCTGGAGAAGTGCCCTGACATTGTTGGCGACACACGCGATGCCGCCCTGGCTGCATGGAAACACCTGTACAGCGATGACAACGCCCGCTTCGATAAAGAACACACGTTCGACGCAACCGACATCGAGCCGCACGTAACCTGGGGCACGAGTCCCGACCAGGTGCTGCCAATATCCGGGAAGATTCCTTCGCCCGATTCCGTGGCGGCAGACGTCCGCCGCAGCGCAGAGCAAGCCCTGCGCTACACCGCGCTTCAGCCCGGGGCCACCCTCGCCGGCACGCCGATCGAGCACGTTTTCATCGGGTCGTGTACCAACGCGCGTATCGAAGACTTGCGGTCGGCGGCTCAGGTCGTGGCAGGCCGGCAGGTTGCCAAAAACGTTCGTGCCATGGTGGTGCCAGGGTCCGGCGCGGTGAAGATTCAGGCAGAGGCCGAGGGCCTCGACCAGGTATTTCTGAACGCTGGCTTTGAATGGCGCAAGCCCGGCTGCTCAATGTGTCTGGCCATGAACGATGACGTCCTGATGGATGGCATCCGCTGTGCCTCGACCACCAATCGCAACTTTGAAGGCCGTCAGGGCCGGGGTGCCATCACCCACTTGATGAGCCCCGCCATGGCGGCAGCCGCCGCCGTGACGGGCATGATTACCGATGTACGAAAGCTGGAGCCAGCCCATGTCTGA
- the leuD gene encoding 3-isopropylmalate dehydratase small subunit: MSEKRFVTGQASALRIDNLDTDQIMPKQFLRGIDKSGLVDGLLYDLRFDKHGGVRPEFVLNKPERAGTSILIGGANFGCGSSREHAVWGLLQYGIQAVVAPSFGEIFYSNAMGNRLLLVQLNAEDIEAMMALADRPDAPEMRIDVASRTVSFGEVQATFPLSQRHQTMFLQGVDVIGLSLSYQEEIDAFAKTHWEQQPWVRDVARRMKDRMTAVAD, translated from the coding sequence ATGTCTGAAAAACGATTCGTAACGGGGCAAGCCTCGGCGCTGCGCATAGACAATCTGGATACTGACCAGATCATGCCCAAGCAGTTTTTGCGTGGCATTGACAAGTCGGGCCTCGTCGATGGTCTGCTGTATGACCTGCGTTTCGACAAGCACGGCGGCGTGCGCCCGGAATTCGTGCTGAACAAGCCCGAACGCGCGGGCACCAGCATCCTGATCGGCGGCGCCAACTTCGGCTGTGGCTCCAGCCGGGAGCATGCCGTCTGGGGGCTTCTGCAGTACGGTATTCAAGCCGTCGTGGCCCCGAGCTTTGGCGAAATTTTCTACTCCAATGCGATGGGAAACCGGCTGTTGCTGGTGCAACTGAACGCTGAGGACATCGAGGCGATGATGGCGCTCGCTGACCGTCCTGACGCACCAGAGATGCGCATCGATGTGGCGAGCCGCACGGTCAGCTTCGGGGAGGTGCAAGCGACCTTCCCACTGTCGCAACGACATCAGACCATGTTCCTGCAAGGCGTTGATGTGATTGGTCTGAGCTTGAGCTACCAGGAAGAAATCGACGCGTTCGCCAAGACCCATTGGGAACAGCAGCCCTGGGTTCGCGACGTGGCTCGTCGGATGAAAGACCGCATGACTGCTGTCGCTGACTGA